A DNA window from Daucus carota subsp. sativus chromosome 3, DH1 v3.0, whole genome shotgun sequence contains the following coding sequences:
- the LOC108213191 gene encoding NDR1/HIN1-like protein 26 has translation MLLPGSSWLDPLYLPQSTQLWKYYQLISLIHSPPMSRMDAKSPQHCAKKGFHIRKRYKKLLYTLCTILLSVISIAFIIYFILRPSKPEFSLKEIDINQLNLSSSPQLVNSSVELTLLSKNPNQRVGIYYDELNIYASYKNQQITVPTSLPPFYQGHGDNNLLTASLVGTGLPVAPSFGYEVKRDQTVGKLVLYLKGNGHLRWKIVSWVSGKYRFNVNCAAVLPFGPSIPSGPISSKQGTQCSTTV, from the coding sequence ATGTTGCTTCCCGGGTCTTCTTGGCTAGACCCCTTATATTTACCCCAATCGACGCAGCTTTGGAAATATTACCAACTTATCTCTCTGATTCATTCACCACCAATGTCTCGAATGGATGCAAAGTCCCCTCAACACTGTGCCAAGAAAGGTTTCCACATTAGAAAGCGGTATAAGAAGCTCTTGTACACTCTATGTACGATACTCCTATCAGTTATCTCGATTGCCTTCATCATATATTTCATCCTACGCCCCTCTAAGCCTGAATTCTCACTCAAAGAAATTGATATCAATCAACTCAACCTGAGCTCAAGTCCTCAACTTGTCAACTCTTCGGTTGAACTCACCTTACTCTCCAAAAATCCAAACCAGAGAGTTGGCATCTACTATGATGAGCTAAATATTTATGCATCTTACAAGAATCAACAGATAACTGTTCCAACATCTCTACCTCCTTTCTACCAAGGGCACGGGGACAACAACCTCCTCACGGCTTCATTGGTTGGCACAGGGCTACCTGTGGCTCCCTCTTTCGGTTATGAAGTAAAACGTGACCAGACTGTGGGAAAACTGGTGTTGTATTTGAAAGGAAATGGCCATCTCCGCTGGAAAATAGTGAGTTGGGTTTCCGGAAAGTATAGGTTTAATGTAAATTGTGCAGCTGTTCTGCCTTTTGGACCTTCTATACCATCAGGTCCAATTAGTTCTAAGCAAGGGACTCAGTGTTCTACTACAGTTTGA
- the LOC108210422 gene encoding two-component response regulator-like APRR5 isoform X2 translates to MENQEEESKNDGVVRWEKFLPKMVMRVLLVESDDSTRQLITALLRKCSYKVAAVADGLKAWELLKGRPQNVDLILTEVELPSISGFALLTLIAEHDVCKNIPVIMMSAHDSVNTVYKCMLRGAADFLVKPVRKNELKNLWQHVWRRQSSVSEGPQATSDAQQKVEATAENDAASNHSSGYEACVQRNRECIEKGSDAQSSCTKPDLEAVEANLGHKQDLTQQKQKKSLISDIRMQKFGQCVKESAQILMHGGDAYGLPAVPNTTDMSTSSRDNVAADGQWKCAIVSSETLDKNNVRADCSREAIDLIGSFDKYPTRSNRSLGSTYGTNKVDSSSLLDLTLRRSHPSGSVNQDTDDGHKLKQSDASAFSRYVSNRTIQPPHSTSASTSNRQKGYETSSDKQRSNQAFDYNSDTRAPAIGPDFNNLSLITSQLGQGEIQSPSPQQRVVIPVTVPVRGVNLGSQSNVNRSAIPSVFFSQSTRSQLQSPNSTNCQNPAIQVNQSYPFDSQTKSSPQLLYVMDQNANVASPDQMDHKQGHKLDISGDRGHISSATDQSGSSSFCNSTLNRINSINNGNNSNANLYPNVKFGPMSGSEVTALIKDGSHHSTRREAALTKFRMKRKDRCFEKKVRYESRKKLAEQRPRVKGQFVRQLQGGDPSIETDNHNVDSSAS, encoded by the exons ATGGAGAATCAAGAGGAGGAATCGAAGAATGATGGGGTTGTGAGATGGGAGAAATTCTTGCCTAAAATGGTGATGAGGGTTTTGTTGGTTGAGTCTGATGATTCCACTCGCCAGCTCATCACTGCGCTTCTTCGAAAATGTAGTTACAAag TTGCTGCTGTTGCTGATGGCCTAAAGGCATGGGAGTTGCTGAAAGGAAGGCCACAAAATGTAGACCTTATACTGACAGAAGTGGAGCTGCCATCTATCTCTGGATTTGCTCTTCTTACGTTGATCGCAGAGCATGACGTCTGCAAAAATATTCCTGTGATAA TGATGTCTGCACATGATTCAGTTAACACAGTCTATAAATGCATGCTTAGAGGTGCTGCTGACTTCCTTGTCAAGCCTGTTAGGAAAAATGAACTCAAGAACTTGTGGCAGCATGTTTGGAGAAGACAATCT TCAGTTAGTGAAGGACCCCAAGCTACAAGTGATGCACAACAAAAAGTGGAAGCCACCGCTGAGAACGATGCTGCTAGTAATCATTCAAGTGGTTATGAGGCATGTGTTCAAAGAAATCGGGAATGCATTGAGAAAGGCAGTGATGCCCAG AGCTCTTGCACAAAACCAGATTTAGAAGCTGTGGAAGCAAACTTGGGACATAAGCAGGACCTCACACAACAAAAGCAGAAAAAATCTCTAATTAGTGACATAAGAATGCAGAAGTTTGGCCAGTGTGTCAAGGAAAGTGCACAAATACTGATGCATGGCGGGGATGCCTATG GATTACCTGCAGTTCCAAATACCACTGATATGTCAACTTCGTCAAGGGACAATGTGGCTGCCGATGGGCAATGGAAATGTGCTATTGTCAGTTCTGAAACTTTAGATAAGAACAATGTTCGTGCTGACTGTTCTAGGGAAGCAATTGACTTAATTGGTTCATTTGATAAATACCCTACGCGCAGTAACAGAAGCTTAGGCTCAACCTATGGCACAAACAAGGTTGATTCTTCCTCATTGTTGGACCTTACTCTTAGAAGATCTCATCCCAGTGGCTCGGTCAATCAAGATACAGATGATGGGCATAAGCTAAAACAGTCAGATGCCTCAGCCTTTTCGCG GTACGTGAGCAACAGGACAATCCAGCCCCCACATTCAACATCTGCAAGCACTTCCAATCGACAAAAAGGTTATGAAACCAGTTCTGATAAACAGAGATCCAATCAAGCCTTTGATTACAATTCTGATACTCGAGCACCTGCAATTGGTCccgattttaataatttatccctGATAACTAGTCAACTTGGACAAGGCGAAATTCAGTCTCCTTCCCCTCAGCAGAGAGTAGTAATTCCTGTCACAGTTCCAGTCAGAGGTGTGAATCTTGGCAGTCAATCGAATGTCAATCGTTCTGCAATACCTTCTGTGTTCTTTTCACAATCAACTCGGTCCCAGTTGCAGAGCCCAAATTCAACTAATTGCCAGAATCCTGCCATTCAGGTTAATCAATCATATCCGTTTGATTCTCAAACCAAAAGCTCTCCGCAACTACTTTATGTGATGGACCAAAACGCCAACGTGGCCTCCCCTGACCAGATGGATCATAAGCAAGGTCATAAACTAGATATTTCAGGAGATCGAGGACATATTTCGTCAGCTACTGATCAGAGCGGTAGTAGCAGTTTCTGTAACAGCACTTTGAACCGTATTAACAGTATAAACAATGGGAACAACAGCAATGCAAATTTATATCCAAATGTGAAATTTGGTCCAATGTCTGGAAGTGAGGTTACTGCCCTTATCAAGGACGGAAGTCATCATTCTACTCGAAGAGAAGCTGCATTAACTAAATTCCGCATGAAACGTAAAGATAGATGCTTTGAGAAGAAG GTGAGGTATGAAAGCAGAAAAAAACTTGCAGAGCAACGCCCTCGGGTGAAAGGGCAGTTTGTTCGGCAGCTGCAAGGTGGCGATCCGTCTATTGAAACTGATAATCACAATGTAGACTCCTCGGCCAGTTAG
- the LOC108210422 gene encoding two-component response regulator-like APRR3 isoform X1 has product MENQEEESKNDGVVRWEKFLPKMVMRVLLVESDDSTRQLITALLRKCSYKVAAVADGLKAWELLKGRPQNVDLILTEVELPSISGFALLTLIAEHDVCKNIPVIMMSAHDSVNTVYKCMLRGAADFLVKPVRKNELKNLWQHVWRRQSQSVSEGPQATSDAQQKVEATAENDAASNHSSGYEACVQRNRECIEKGSDAQSSCTKPDLEAVEANLGHKQDLTQQKQKKSLISDIRMQKFGQCVKESAQILMHGGDAYGLPAVPNTTDMSTSSRDNVAADGQWKCAIVSSETLDKNNVRADCSREAIDLIGSFDKYPTRSNRSLGSTYGTNKVDSSSLLDLTLRRSHPSGSVNQDTDDGHKLKQSDASAFSRYVSNRTIQPPHSTSASTSNRQKGYETSSDKQRSNQAFDYNSDTRAPAIGPDFNNLSLITSQLGQGEIQSPSPQQRVVIPVTVPVRGVNLGSQSNVNRSAIPSVFFSQSTRSQLQSPNSTNCQNPAIQVNQSYPFDSQTKSSPQLLYVMDQNANVASPDQMDHKQGHKLDISGDRGHISSATDQSGSSSFCNSTLNRINSINNGNNSNANLYPNVKFGPMSGSEVTALIKDGSHHSTRREAALTKFRMKRKDRCFEKKVRYESRKKLAEQRPRVKGQFVRQLQGGDPSIETDNHNVDSSAS; this is encoded by the exons ATGGAGAATCAAGAGGAGGAATCGAAGAATGATGGGGTTGTGAGATGGGAGAAATTCTTGCCTAAAATGGTGATGAGGGTTTTGTTGGTTGAGTCTGATGATTCCACTCGCCAGCTCATCACTGCGCTTCTTCGAAAATGTAGTTACAAag TTGCTGCTGTTGCTGATGGCCTAAAGGCATGGGAGTTGCTGAAAGGAAGGCCACAAAATGTAGACCTTATACTGACAGAAGTGGAGCTGCCATCTATCTCTGGATTTGCTCTTCTTACGTTGATCGCAGAGCATGACGTCTGCAAAAATATTCCTGTGATAA TGATGTCTGCACATGATTCAGTTAACACAGTCTATAAATGCATGCTTAGAGGTGCTGCTGACTTCCTTGTCAAGCCTGTTAGGAAAAATGAACTCAAGAACTTGTGGCAGCATGTTTGGAGAAGACAATCT CAGTCAGTTAGTGAAGGACCCCAAGCTACAAGTGATGCACAACAAAAAGTGGAAGCCACCGCTGAGAACGATGCTGCTAGTAATCATTCAAGTGGTTATGAGGCATGTGTTCAAAGAAATCGGGAATGCATTGAGAAAGGCAGTGATGCCCAG AGCTCTTGCACAAAACCAGATTTAGAAGCTGTGGAAGCAAACTTGGGACATAAGCAGGACCTCACACAACAAAAGCAGAAAAAATCTCTAATTAGTGACATAAGAATGCAGAAGTTTGGCCAGTGTGTCAAGGAAAGTGCACAAATACTGATGCATGGCGGGGATGCCTATG GATTACCTGCAGTTCCAAATACCACTGATATGTCAACTTCGTCAAGGGACAATGTGGCTGCCGATGGGCAATGGAAATGTGCTATTGTCAGTTCTGAAACTTTAGATAAGAACAATGTTCGTGCTGACTGTTCTAGGGAAGCAATTGACTTAATTGGTTCATTTGATAAATACCCTACGCGCAGTAACAGAAGCTTAGGCTCAACCTATGGCACAAACAAGGTTGATTCTTCCTCATTGTTGGACCTTACTCTTAGAAGATCTCATCCCAGTGGCTCGGTCAATCAAGATACAGATGATGGGCATAAGCTAAAACAGTCAGATGCCTCAGCCTTTTCGCG GTACGTGAGCAACAGGACAATCCAGCCCCCACATTCAACATCTGCAAGCACTTCCAATCGACAAAAAGGTTATGAAACCAGTTCTGATAAACAGAGATCCAATCAAGCCTTTGATTACAATTCTGATACTCGAGCACCTGCAATTGGTCccgattttaataatttatccctGATAACTAGTCAACTTGGACAAGGCGAAATTCAGTCTCCTTCCCCTCAGCAGAGAGTAGTAATTCCTGTCACAGTTCCAGTCAGAGGTGTGAATCTTGGCAGTCAATCGAATGTCAATCGTTCTGCAATACCTTCTGTGTTCTTTTCACAATCAACTCGGTCCCAGTTGCAGAGCCCAAATTCAACTAATTGCCAGAATCCTGCCATTCAGGTTAATCAATCATATCCGTTTGATTCTCAAACCAAAAGCTCTCCGCAACTACTTTATGTGATGGACCAAAACGCCAACGTGGCCTCCCCTGACCAGATGGATCATAAGCAAGGTCATAAACTAGATATTTCAGGAGATCGAGGACATATTTCGTCAGCTACTGATCAGAGCGGTAGTAGCAGTTTCTGTAACAGCACTTTGAACCGTATTAACAGTATAAACAATGGGAACAACAGCAATGCAAATTTATATCCAAATGTGAAATTTGGTCCAATGTCTGGAAGTGAGGTTACTGCCCTTATCAAGGACGGAAGTCATCATTCTACTCGAAGAGAAGCTGCATTAACTAAATTCCGCATGAAACGTAAAGATAGATGCTTTGAGAAGAAG GTGAGGTATGAAAGCAGAAAAAAACTTGCAGAGCAACGCCCTCGGGTGAAAGGGCAGTTTGTTCGGCAGCTGCAAGGTGGCGATCCGTCTATTGAAACTGATAATCACAATGTAGACTCCTCGGCCAGTTAG
- the LOC108211214 gene encoding transcription termination factor MTERF8, chloroplastic, giving the protein MAVSTMHIHFLTPPAPFATPPSTLHFSFAPYSWTTFLSVRSFTHRTPLFSIMGFQSPINLIAHCSKKPTIAFIDTGIMLFSVLQDIGIEEKGAKVLLDSHPVLNSMPIESIRARIESLRAIGFDGLALSKLIVKRPDVLTAREMDSFTYYLCNKLKGDVELIQLQRLFNTTEPRFLVGFEEKVSLLLHHGFPEEKLVYVLNNVKINKAFCLKSREEIERMLTYLDRFGGVEFILGRPAVLNYDLDTQIIPRIGFLLELSGGNEDATATVLNKLPFILAYTVEHLKDHVEFLISFAGLTDQEIFRIILVYPNVFSASKDRKLKPRIEFLKECGLSSNDIFKFLIKAPLFVSLSFEGNLAHKLVLLVKIGYANKTKELALAMGAVTRTSYKNMQAVISLFLNYGLTCEDILAMGKKHPQILQYNNKSLDEKMEYLVEDMGREIGELLAFPAFLGYQLDGRIKHRYEVTKHKLGEGMSLNKLLSVSTESFSSKKKKKKLPVKASSKPTKMKVR; this is encoded by the exons ATGGCTGTTTCAACTATGCACATTCATTTCTTAACTCCCCCTGCTCCATTTGCAACTCCTCCATCAACACTCCACTTCTCCTTTGCCCCTTATTCTTGGACTACTTTTCTCTCAGTTCGAAGCTTCACTCACCGCACTCCGCTTTTCAGTATCATGGGTTTTCAATCTCCCATCAATTTGATTGCACATTGCAGCAAAAAACCCACAATTGCGTTTATTGACACGG GGATAATGTTGTTCTCAGTTTTGCAAGATATTGGAATTGAAGAGAAGGGAGCTAAAGTGCTTTTGGACAGCCATCCTGTTCTTAACAGTATGCCAATTGAGTCGATACGTGCTAGAATTGAGTCGTTGCGAGCAATTGGATTTGACGGTCTTGCATTGTCTAAATTGATTGTAAAGAGACCAGATGTCTTGACAGCCAGAGAAATGGATTCTTTTACATATTACTTATGCAACAAGTTGAAAGGAGATGTTGAGCTGATTCAGCTTCAGCGGTTGTTCAATACTACAGAACCGAGATTTCTTGTGGGTTTTGAGGAAAAAGTTAGCTTATTGCTCCATCATGGATTTCCAGAAGAAAAGCTTGTTTATGTTCTTAATAATGTGAAGATAAACAAGGCCTTTTGTCTCAAATCACGGGAAGAAATTGAAAGAATGCTGACTTATCTGGACCGTTTTGGTGGAGTTGAATTTATCCTTGGTCGTCCTGCAGTACTCAATTATGATCTGGACACTCAGATAATACCACGAATAGGATTTCTTTTAGAGTTAAGTGGGGGAAATGAGGATGCTACAGCAACCGTGTTAAATAAATTGCCGTTTATCTTAGCTTATACAGTGGAACATTTGAAGGATCATGTTGAGTTCTTGATATCGTTTGCCGGATTGACTGACCAGGAAATTTTTAGGATTATTTTAGTATATCCAAATGTGTTCAGTGCCAGTAAAGACAGAAAATTGAAGCCTAGGATTGAGTTTCTCAAGGAATGTGGTTTAAGTTCCAATGATATATTTAAGTTCTTAATTAAAGCTCCTTTGTTTGTGAGTTTGTCCTTTGAAGGTAACCTTGCACACAAACTCGTTCTCTTGGTTAAGATTGGTTAtgcaaataaaacaaaagagcTGGCCTTGGCTATGGGAGCAGTGACCAGAACAAGCTACAAGAATATGCAGGCGGTTATCAGTCTTTTCTTGAACTATGGCCTAACTTGTGAGGACATCCTTGCCATGGGTAAGAAGCATCCGCAGATACTGCAATATAATAACAAGTCGTTAGACGAGAAGATGGAATACTTGGTTGAGGATATGGGTCGTGAAATTGGAGAGCTGTTGGCGTTTCCTGCATTTCTTGGTTACCAGCTTGATGGTAGGATTAAGCATCGCTATGAAGTGACAAAACATAAGCTAGGCGAAGGAATGTCTCTCAACAAGTTGTTAAGTGTATCGACAGAAAGTTTCTCatcaaagaagaaaaagaaaaagttacCTGTCAAGGCAAGTAGCAAGCCAACTAAGATGAAGGTGAGATGA
- the LOC108210610 gene encoding polyadenylate-binding protein-interacting protein 12 → MAVVENVAADSTNRSDSAIQDSAMDHSKSNNFKSTNGNVDHTDFKQFDKVAYQTNGNGGAHQANVKVKKEGDYKDDEMRDLEEMLSKLNPMAEEFVPPSLVNVNFKEQPLIHHGLPQYGYVADAAENGFVLQANSPVSVNGNSTRRKKNGYSHAKRRMNSRTSMAQREEIIRRTVYVSDIDQQVTEEQLAALFISCGQVVDCRVCGDPNSVLRFAFIEFMDEEGARNALGMAGTVLGFYPVRVLPSKTAIAPVNPTFLPRSEDEREMCSRTIYCTNIDKKVTQADVKLFFETFCGEVYRLRLLGDYHHSTRIAFVEFVMAESAILALNYSGAVMGSLPIRVSPSKTPVRPRAPRGPM, encoded by the exons ATGGCAGTTGTAGAAAATGTTGCTGCTGACTCAACGAATCGTTCTGACTCAGCGATTCAAGACTCGGCCATGGATCACTCTAAATCTAACAATTTTAAGAGTACTAATGGTAACGTTGATCACACTGATTTTAAGCAGTTTGATAAGGTGGCTTATCAGACAAATGGGAATGGTGGGGCCCACCAGGCAAATGTGAAGGTGAAGAAGGAGGGTGATTATAAGGATGATGAGATGAGGGATTTGGAAGAAATGTTGTCGAAATTGAACCCGATGGCCGAGGAATTTGTGCCCCCTTCACTTGTTAATGTTAATTTTAAGGAGCAGCCGTTGATCCATCATGGTCTTCCACAGTATGGTTATGTGGCTGATGCTGCTGAAAATGGTTTTGTTTTGCAAGCCAATTCTCCGGTTTCAGTTAATGGGAATTCGACGAGAAGA AAAAAAAATGGCTATAGTCATGCAAAAAGAAGGATGAATAGTCGAACCAGTATGGCACAGAGAGAAGAAATCATAAGGAGGACCGTATATGTTTCTGATATTGATCAGCAG GTTACTGAAGAACAACTTGCAGCTCTATTTATTAGTTGCGGGCAG GTTGTCGACTGTCGTGTCTGTGGTGATCCCAATTCTGTTCTCCGCTTTGCGTTTATTGAGTTCATGGATGAAG AGGGTGCAAGGAATGCTTTGGGTATGGCAGGAACTGTCCTTGGTTTTTATCCTGTCAGGGTGTTGCCTTCAAAAACTGCAATTGCACCTGTGAATCCAACATTTCTACCACGT TCTGAGGATGAAAGGGAAATGTGTTCAAGAACTATCTACTGCACAAATATTGATAAGAAG GTTACTCAAGCAGatgtcaaacttttttttgagACTTTCTGTGGAGAG GTCTATCGCTTGAGGCTTCTTGGAGATTATCATCATTCAACACGCATTGCGTTTGTGGAGTTTGTAATG GCTGAGAGTGCTATTTTAGCACTGAACTATAGTGGTGCAGTCATGGGATCACTGCCAATTAG GGTAAGCCCATCAAAGACACCTGTCCGGCCACGTGCTCCACGTGGTCCTATGTAG
- the LOC108211281 gene encoding CDPK-related kinase 4 has translation MGHCCSKSVTIAVDDVKRPEAASAVDAGTNGATNSSKDTPAHSFSSSPFQTHYPAGVDPSPSWTPKKFFKWPFPPPSPAKPIMSAIMKRQATKKVKENPVADSSVEERVEPELDKTFGFSKNLCAKYELGKEVGRGHFGHTCAGKAKKGQLKNQPVAIKIISKVKMTTAIAIEDVRREVKILKALSGHENTVKFYDAFEDAQNIYIVMELCEGGELLDRILSRGGRYAEDDAKTIIVQILRVVAFCHLQGVVHRDLKPENFLFATRDEDAPLKIIDFGLSDFSRPDERLNDIVGSAYYVAPEVLHRSYSIEADIWSIGVIAYILLCGSRPFWSRTESGIFRSVLRADPNFSDSPWPNISPEAKDFVKKLLNKDHRKRMTTAQALGHPWLRDEKHPIPLDIQTYKLVKSYIRATSFKRAALKALSKALTEDHLIYLRAQFNHLEPKDGFITLENFRLALAKNMTDTMKESRIPDILIAMEPLSYKGMYFEEFCAAAISSYQIEALEEWESIASTAFGYFEQEGNKATTVEELAQEMNLGASAYNLLKDWIRNSDGKLSLVGYTKFLHGVTVRSSHNTRRQ, from the exons ATGGGTCACTGTTGTAGCAAAAGCGTGACGATCGCCGTCGACGACGTCAAACGGCCGGAAGCGGCGTCGGCGGTGGATGCGGGGACGAACGGAGCCACCAACTCCAGCAAAGACACGCCGGCGCATTCCTTCTCATCGAGTCCTTTCCAAACGCACTACCCTGCCGGCGTTGACCCGTCGCCGTCATGGACTCCGAAGAAGTTTTTCAAGTGGCCGTTTCCTCCGCCGTCGCCGGCGAAGCCGATCATGTCGGCGATCATGAAGCGGCAAGCTACGAAGAAGGTGAAGGAGAATCCGGTGGCTGATAGTAGTGTAGAGGAGAGAGTGGAGCCGGAGCTTGATAAGACGTTCGGGTTTTCGAAAAACTTGTGTGCCAAGTATGAGCTAGGGAAGGAGGTGGGGAGAGGGCATTTTGGTCATACGTGTGCTGGTAAGGCTAAGAAGGGTCAGTTGAAGAATCAGCCTGTTGCGATAAAGATCATTTCCAAAGTCAAG ATGACAACAGCTATAGCAATTGAAGATGTTCGTCGGGAAGTGAAGATTCTGAAAGCATTATCTGGACATGAAAATACAGTCAAGTTCTATGATGCATTTGAAGATGCACAAAACATCTACATTGTCATGGA GCTATGTGAAGGTGGAGAATTACTAGACCGGATTTTATCAAG GGGTGGAAGATATGCAGAGGACGATGCTAAAACTATTATTGTGCAGATACTAAGAGTGGTTGCCTTTTGTCATCTACAAGGTGTTGTGCACCGTGATCTGAAACCGGAG AACTTTCTTTTCGCAACAAGAGACGAGGATGCCCCATTGAAGATCATAGATTTCGGCCTATCTGATTTCAGCAGGCCAG ATGAACGCCTCAATGATATTGTTGGCAGTGCATACTATGTCGCGCCTGAAGTGCTCCACAGATCGTATAGCATTGAAGCTGATATTTGGAGTATAGGTGTCATAGCATATATACTCTTATGTGGGAGCAGACCTTTCTGGTCAAGAACTGAATCTGGAATCTTCCGTTCAGTGTTAAGGGCTGACCCCAACTTCAGTGACTCACCTTGGCCTAACATATCGCCAGAAGCTAAAGATTTTGTAAAAAAGCTTCTAAACAAGGACCACAGGAAAAGAATGACAACTGCCCAAGCACTTG GCCACCCATGGTTGAGAGATGAAAAGCACCCTATTCCCCTAGATATTCAAACGTACAAATTAGTGAAGTCATACATTCGTGCAACATCATTTAAGCGTGCAGCTTTAAAG GCACTCTCAAAAGCTTTGACAGAAGATCATCTCATTTATCTCAGGGCTCAATTTAATCATTTGGAACCTAAAGATGGATTTATAACCCTCGAGAATTTTAGATTG GCTCTTGCTAAAAACATGACTGATACGATGAAAGAGTCTAGAATTCCTGATATATTAATTGCG ATGGAGCCTCTCTCATACAAAGGCATGTATTTTGAAGAGTTTTGTGCTGCTGCAATTAGCTCCTATCAGATTGAGGCTCTTGAAGAATGGGAAAGTATTGCTAGTACAGCTTTTGGATATTTTGAACAAGAAGGAAACAAGGCCACTACTGTGGAAGAACTAGCACAG GAGATGAATTTGGGGGCTTCAGCATACAATTTACTCAAAGATTGGATAAGGAATTCAGATGGAAAACTCAGTCTTGTTGGATATACAAAGTTTTTGCATGGTGTAACAGTTCGTAGTTCTCATAATACAAGGCGTCAGTAG